Proteins encoded by one window of Blautia luti:
- a CDS encoding lipopolysaccharide biosynthesis protein produces MDKHSRTGNAMINALTGSAMQIVNVVLGFISRTIFIYLLNSDYLGVNSLYTNILTVLSFAELGIGSAIVFSLYKPIADKDKTKIQALMKLYKRAYCFIGISVLVMGLCVIPFLPYIIREKPDVKENLTLVYVLFLINTSASYFCSYKKTLITANQKDYIVQIYTRIFQFVQIVLQSVFLFFTHQYLTYLIIYIVCTLGQNIALSIKADKMYPFITEKNDAELSENETKQIFANVKALFVYKIGSVVLNGTDNIIISAIINVGTVGIASNYTMLMNNVTNVVGSAITSLTASVGNLSVKGSKTQMRDVMHQLLLLCVWLYGFIAIGFFVLANDFVELWIGKNYLLEQSVVFAILFSLYINGVQYAAYTFRTTQGLFVQSRWVPLISAIINIILSIWWGKLIGLTGIFIATGISRLCTTTIVDPWLVYKNNFGKAPVEYYIKYIMESLGVVINGLFQIWLINKISINGWLGFFVKGIAICITANLIFLIEFGWTKDFKALVRRVIPQMRKKKG; encoded by the coding sequence ATGGATAAACATTCAAGAACAGGAAATGCAATGATAAATGCATTGACTGGTTCAGCTATGCAGATTGTAAATGTGGTATTGGGCTTTATAAGCAGAACCATTTTTATTTATTTGCTCAATTCAGATTATTTGGGCGTTAATAGCCTATATACAAATATTTTGACGGTTTTATCTTTTGCCGAACTTGGAATAGGTAGCGCAATTGTTTTTAGCCTTTATAAACCGATTGCCGATAAGGATAAAACAAAAATACAAGCCTTAATGAAATTATATAAAAGAGCTTATTGTTTTATAGGAATTTCTGTGCTGGTAATGGGACTGTGTGTTATTCCTTTTTTACCGTATATCATTAGAGAAAAGCCAGATGTTAAAGAAAATTTGACTTTAGTATATGTACTTTTTTTGATAAATACTTCAGCTTCGTATTTTTGCAGCTACAAAAAAACTCTTATTACAGCTAACCAGAAGGATTATATTGTACAGATATACACAAGAATTTTCCAGTTTGTTCAGATTGTTTTGCAGAGTGTTTTTCTCTTTTTCACGCATCAGTATCTTACATATTTGATAATTTATATAGTGTGCACATTGGGACAAAATATTGCATTATCAATTAAGGCGGATAAAATGTATCCGTTTATAACGGAAAAAAATGATGCTGAACTTAGCGAGAATGAAACAAAGCAAATATTTGCAAATGTAAAAGCATTGTTTGTGTATAAGATTGGATCTGTCGTCCTTAATGGAACAGACAATATTATAATATCTGCAATTATTAATGTTGGAACAGTTGGAATAGCATCAAATTATACGATGCTTATGAATAATGTAACCAATGTTGTGGGGAGTGCAATTACATCTTTAACAGCAAGTGTTGGGAACCTTTCGGTTAAAGGCAGCAAGACACAAATGAGAGATGTCATGCACCAACTTTTATTATTGTGTGTATGGTTATATGGGTTTATAGCTATTGGCTTTTTTGTACTGGCCAATGATTTTGTTGAGTTATGGATTGGCAAAAATTATTTGTTAGAACAATCAGTAGTGTTTGCTATTCTATTCAGTCTATATATCAATGGCGTGCAATATGCTGCTTATACATTTAGAACAACACAGGGGTTATTTGTTCAAAGTCGATGGGTGCCATTAATATCGGCTATAATAAATATTATTTTATCAATATGGTGGGGAAAACTCATTGGATTGACGGGAATATTTATTGCGACAGGCATATCAAGACTATGTACAACTACAATAGTTGATCCGTGGCTTGTCTATAAAAATAATTTTGGAAAGGCACCAGTTGAATATTATATAAAGTATATAATGGAATCCTTGGGCGTAGTAATTAATGGACTTTTTCAAATATGGTTAATAAATAAGATTAGTATAAACGGCTGGTTGGGATTTTTTGTAAAAGGAATTGCTATCTGTATTACAGCTAATTTGATTTTCTTGATTGAATTTGGTTGGACTAAAGATTTTAAAGCATTAGTCCGAAGAGTAATTCCACAGATGAGAAAGAAAAAAGGATGA
- a CDS encoding adenylyltransferase/cytidyltransferase family protein — translation MKKYKIGYTTGVYDMFHIGHLNILKRAKEQCEYLIVGVTTDELCYARKKKLPIICETERMAIVRELKCVDEVVPQNDMDKVAAVKKYHADAVFVGSDWKGTESWNKYEKELSEIGCTVVYLDHTDGISSTILRDRLNSGEKAL, via the coding sequence ATGAAAAAGTATAAAATAGGGTATACGACAGGTGTGTATGATATGTTTCATATTGGACATTTAAACATATTAAAAAGGGCAAAGGAGCAATGCGAATATTTAATAGTAGGAGTAACAACAGATGAGCTTTGTTATGCTAGAAAAAAGAAACTTCCTATTATATGTGAAACCGAACGAATGGCAATCGTTAGGGAATTAAAGTGTGTGGATGAAGTAGTTCCACAAAATGATATGGACAAAGTTGCTGCTGTAAAAAAATACCATGCAGATGCTGTGTTTGTTGGCTCTGATTGGAAAGGAACAGAATCGTGGAACAAATATGAAAAGGAACTGTCTGAAATTGGATGTACGGTAGTATATTTGGATCATACAGATGGAATTTCATCTACAATTCTTAGAGATAGACTTAATAGTGGAGAAAAAGCATTATAA